One part of the Anopheles coustani chromosome 2, idAnoCousDA_361_x.2, whole genome shotgun sequence genome encodes these proteins:
- the LOC131264176 gene encoding uncharacterized protein LOC131264176, which translates to MEKALKTAVRQRAQINAKLLRIEQTLQETKEPTVSQLKVLAKNVATVYAEFSAIHTTIVGLIPDSAMAEQDGVYDEFEEVFYEASNRIEELLLAAESKTKNNMSAAAQVIIQQQPLKAPIPTFDGTYAAWPKFKAIFEDLMANAGDSDTMKLYHLEKALVGEAAGAIDVSILNAGNYKQAWEILTERFGNHRAIVDSHIHGLLNLKRMTSENFHELRALVQETSRHVESLRFLKQNLEGVSEPMVVHLLVSALDKSTRKAWEGTQRKGELPRYEQTMAFLKSRCQILENCAAASSSAPVAKLKGNHPLSPRHPAQKSYTAAVIQCEICGKDHPNINCPELLKGTPRERSNTAQKAGLCFNCLRKGHQLRECPSKRKCYKCQRRHHTLLHEDVAPTGQPTISMAAEVEPQPPNPRVHPPSTAAEYGGPVVREQLSTACASQTIKPSKNVLLLTAVVNVLDAKNQPHRCRVLLDSGSQVNFLAEEMANRLGLPKRPANVPIVGINALRTLARDKLTVTIQSRVNSYQTSLECLVTPKITGTIPSCNINIDNWDIPEGITFADPTFYTPDKVDLLIGAELFFDILKPSQLDLADNLPRLQDSQFGWIVSGAIVEQQITIPAIYSHHALVDIEKMIQQFWQIEEVPDVPERSIEEVECENHFLTTYKRDESGRFIVRLPFNKQQTLLNNGRTVALKRFMMLEKRLLRNPELQQQYVEFIREYETLGHCRQIRESDDVPNQLSYYLPHHAVLRPSSSSTKCRVVFDASAKASPAELSLNDVLHPHRPSWASEDSDGEESECDDEQRSGLLRFRSGSPRPDLPGVDTVDPSLVPGYVRLQEEYIEPLVVVMDREL; encoded by the coding sequence ATGGAAAAGGCGCTGAAGACGGCAGTCCGCCAACGAGCGCAGATCAACGCCAAATTACTGCGAATCGAGCAGACGCTGCAGGAAACGAAAGAGCCAACCGTTTCCCAGCTGAAGGTGCTCGCCAAAAACGTCGCGACTGTGTACGCGGAATTTAGTGCCATACACACCACCATCGTAGGCCTAATTCCAGACAGCGCAATGGCAGAGCAGGACGGCGTATACGACGAGTTCGAGGAAGTGTTTTACGAGGCGTCCAATAGAATCGAGGAGTTGCTGCTTGCTGCGGAATCGAAGACCAAGAACAACATGTCTGCCGCGGCGCAAGTCATCATCCAGCAGCAACCGCTTAAGGCACCGATCCCGACTTTCGACGGCACATACGCTGCATGGCCCAAGTTTAAGGCCATCTTCGAAGACCTGATGGCCAATGCCGGCGACAGTGATACTATGAAGCTGTATCACCTTGAAAAGGCATTGGTCGGCGAGGCTGCAGGTGCAATCGATGTCAGCATTCTCAACGCTGGCAATTACAAGCAAGCCTGGGAGATTCTGACGGAGCGCTTCGGCAATCATCGAGCCATAGTGGACAGCCACATCCACGGATTGCTGAACCTCAAAAGGATGACGTCAGAAAACTTCCACGAGCTAAGAGCTCTAGTCCAAGAGACTTCCCGGCATGTGGAAAGTCTCAGGTtcctaaaacaaaacctgGAAGGAGTGTCGGAACCAATGGTAGTCCATCTGTTGGTTTCGGCTTTAGACAAATCAACCCGAAAAGCCTGGGAAGGGACGCAGCGGAAAGGTGAGCTGCCCCGTTACGAGCAGACGATGGCATTTCTAAAATCCCGATGCCagattttggaaaattgcgCAGCAGCGTCATCATCTGCTCCTGTGGCCAAACTAAAGGGCAACCATCCGCTTTCTCCGAGACATCCAGCCCAGAAGAGCTATACAGCAGCGGTCATTCAGTGCGAAATCTGTGGTAAGGACCATCCTAATATAAATTGCCCAGAACTGCTGAAAGGGACACCACGGGAAAGAAGTAACACCGCACAAAAGGCAGGACTATGCTTCAACTGCCTGCGGAAGGGACATCAGTTACGGGAATGTCCCTCCAAGAGAAAGTGCTACAAGTGCCAGCGTCGCCATCATACGCTCCTGCACGAGGACGTAGCACCCACCGGCCAGCCAACTATTTCCATGGCAGCAGAAGTAGAACCTCAACCTCCGAACCCAAGAGTGCACCCTCCATCGACAGCGGCAGAGTACGGCGGACCAGTGGTACGAGAACAACTTTCGACGGCATGTGCATCGCAAACCATCAAACCCAGTAAGAACGTCCTGCTGTTGACTGCCGTGGTCAACGTGCTGGACGCCAAGAACCAGCCACATCGCTGCCGCGTCCTCCTAGACAGCGGTTCTCAGGTCAATTTCCTTGCTGAGGAAATGGCCAACCGTCTAGGACTGCCAAAGAGACCGGCAAACGTTCCGATCGTGGGAATCAACGCGTTGCGCACGCTCGCTCGCGACAAGCTGACCGTTACAATACAATCCCGGGTGAACAGTTACCAAACAAGCTTGGAATGCTTGGTAACTCCAAAAATAACTGGCACGATCCCGTCGTGCAACATCAACATCGACAACTGGGACATTCCGGAGGGAATAACCTTTGCTGATCCAACGTTCTACACGCCAGACAAGGTTGATTTACTGATCGGGGCTGAGTTGTTCTTCGATATACTCAAGCCAAGCCAACTCGATCTTGCCGATAATCTACCTCGTCTGCAAGATAGCCAGTTTGGTTGGATTGTGTCCGGAGCCATAGTAGAGCAGCAGATTACCATCCCAGCCATATATTCCCACCACGCTTTGGTCGACATCGAAAAAATGATCCAGCAGTTTTGGCAGATTGAAGAGGTTCCAGACGTCCCGGAACGATCCATCGAAGAAGTGGAGTGCGAGAACCATTTTCTAACTACATATAAAAGGGATGAATCTGGAAGGTTCATTGTGCGACTTCCgtttaacaaacaacaaaccctgTTGAACAATGGTCGCACAGTAGCCCTTAAACGGTTTATGATGTTGGAGAAACGACTGCTTCGCAACCCAGAGCTACAACAACAGTATGTGGAGTTCATCCGAGAGTACGAAACTCTAGGGCACTGCCGACAAATCCGTGAATCCGACGATGTACCCAACCAGCTGTCCTACTATCTGCCACACCATGCGGTTTTGCGGCCATCTAGTTCAAGCACGAAATGCCGAGTCGTGTTTGACGCCAGTGCAAAGGCATCTCCAGCCGAGTTATCGCTCAACGACGTGCTGCAT